A region from the Geobacter benzoatilyticus genome encodes:
- a CDS encoding DUF2721 domain-containing protein, whose translation MRELYDISNVSNAIHLAVAPVFLLTAIGAILGVMTNRLGRVIDRARLLEGRLENAAPEDVAGITAHLCILSRRAKLINLAITCCTMTALLICSVIAVLFLGSFVHFNFAIPVAMLFIMAMFLMVIGLLWFLREIFLATANLRIGNR comes from the coding sequence ATGCGTGAACTGTACGACATAAGCAATGTTTCCAATGCCATTCACCTGGCGGTTGCCCCTGTTTTTTTGCTTACCGCCATAGGTGCCATTCTGGGGGTGATGACGAACCGCCTGGGACGGGTCATTGACCGGGCCAGGCTCCTGGAGGGGAGGCTGGAGAACGCGGCGCCGGAAGATGTGGCCGGCATTACGGCTCATCTCTGCATCCTCTCCCGCCGCGCCAAGCTCATCAACCTGGCCATCACCTGTTGTACGATGACGGCATTGTTGATCTGCAGCGTAATCGCCGTTCTCTTCCTGGGCTCGTTTGTCCATTTCAATTTCGCCATACCTGTCGCCATGCTCTTCATAATGGCTATGTTCCTTATGGTTATTGGACTTCTCTGGTTCCTGCGCGAAATCTTTCTTGCCACGGCCAACCTGCGTATCGGCAACCGGTGA
- a CDS encoding cysteine hydrolase family protein, translating to MKKALLIIDVQNEYFTGALPVTHPAGSFVNILAAMDAATANGIPVVVVRHSSPRPGAGSFQPGTPAWDLHPEVARRPHDLLLEKQLPGSFTNTGLESWLRERGIGTVVISGYMTQMCCDTTSREAFHRGFAVEFLSDATGTLAFSNNAGSVTAEELHRAVLVTQQLMFATVMTTASWVGSFSGKNG from the coding sequence ATGAAAAAGGCATTGCTGATCATCGACGTGCAAAATGAATACTTCACCGGCGCGTTGCCTGTGACCCATCCGGCGGGGAGTTTCGTCAATATCCTTGCGGCCATGGATGCCGCCACGGCGAACGGCATTCCGGTGGTTGTCGTCCGTCATTCTTCGCCCCGCCCCGGTGCGGGGAGCTTTCAGCCGGGAACTCCTGCCTGGGACCTTCACCCCGAGGTGGCCCGGCGCCCCCATGACCTGCTGCTGGAGAAACAGTTGCCGGGGAGCTTCACGAACACGGGCCTGGAGTCCTGGCTCCGGGAGCGGGGGATCGGCACCGTGGTCATCAGCGGCTACATGACCCAGATGTGCTGCGACACCACTTCCCGCGAGGCGTTTCACCGGGGCTTCGCCGTGGAGTTCCTCTCCGATGCCACGGGGACGCTGGCGTTTTCAAACAACGCCGGCTCCGTCACTGCCGAAGAGTTGCATCGGGCGGTGCTGGTGACCCAGCAGCTTATGTTCGCCACGGTGATGACCACGGCGTCGTGGGTCGGCTCTTTTTCGGGGAAGAACGGCTGA